From the Mastacembelus armatus chromosome 14, fMasArm1.2, whole genome shotgun sequence genome, one window contains:
- the hmgn1b gene encoding non-histone chromosomal protein HMG-like isoform X2: MAAAGSDSAPKRRSLRLKDRPAPAKAEPKPKPKKGPAKPKKAKEVEKAKPEEKATDAPAENGEAKAEEEAPATNAAEQKNEAAE, translated from the exons ATG GCAGCTGCAGGAAGTGATTCAGCG CCCAAGAGGAGATCTCTCAGGTTGAAGGAC AGGCCAGCACCTGCAAAGGCAGAGCCCAAACCCAAGCCAAAG AAGGGACCTGCTAAGCCTAAGAAAGCCAAGGAGGTAGAGAAGGCCAAGCCAGAGGAGAAAGCAACAGATGCCCCTGCTGAGAATGGCGAAGCCAAAGCTGAGGAAGAG GCACCAGCTACAAACGCAGCTGAACAAAAAAATGAGGCAGCCGAATAA
- the igsf5a gene encoding immunoglobulin superfamily member 5 isoform X1: MTVFWKPWQNIFSICLVLCTTAVLSAQFQLQPLNSTVQQGSDARFIATVQGNWQIMTWTVRQIMVLTIPAGGNTTSFSPQFSARFCSSGNTSCVEFTIHNVTRRESGPVICTMLGEYGSKTAQLHVEESGTVNIMEGNMTVIQDQEVKFQCVATAWFPTPTISWTRNGQAINSNLYNTTSMADGDSFNSTSVLTFQAISNTTVECQATVQTLTKPQSSSVFLVVVPKPPNWTVLIAVVVSFGGFALLILLIIGLIFCYKRRKKKQPNYQDEMSRRVRTQSQIQGEPNAAYVPEGETSVPPTELTDSSFCQPNSSDICKMPDVISSNQAGNSNNSTHNTVHESGVNKHRHVTIV, from the exons atgacTGTTTTTTGGAAACCATGGCAAAATATCTTCAGCATCTGTTTAGTGCTATGCACAACTGCAG tgctGTCAGCACAGTTCCAGCTACAGCCATTGAATTCTACAGTGCAGCAAGGCTCTGACGCACGATTCATTGCCACTGTGCAGGGAAATTGGCAGATCATGACCTGGACTGTCCGACAGATTATGGTCCTCACCATCCCTGCAGGTGGCAATACAACTTCATTTTCACCACAGTTTTCTGCCAGATTCTGCTCCAGCGGCAACACCAGCTGTGTAGAGTTCACCATCCACAACGTCACCCGCAGGGAGTCTGGGCCAGTCATCTGCACTATGCTGGGGGAGTATGGATCAAAGACAGCACAGCTTCATGTAGAAG AGAGTGGTACAGTCAACATCATGGAAGGGAACATGACTGTGATACAGGACCAGGAGGTGAAGTTCCAATGTGTAGCCACTGCTTGGTTCCCCACACCAACTATAAGCTGGACCCGAAATGGTCAGGCCATAAACAGCAACTTGTACAACACCACCAGCATGGCTGATGGGGATTCCTTCAACTCCACCAGTGTTCTCACTTTCCAGGCCATCAGCAACACCACGGTGGAGTGTCAGGCAACTGTGCAGACACTAACAAAGCCACAATCCAGCTCTGTCTTCTTGGTGGTTG TTCCCAAACCACCTAATTGGACCGTGCTGATAGCTGTGGTTGTGTCCTTTGGAGGTTTTGCTCTGCTGATTTTGCTCATCATTGGACTCATCTTTTGCTACAAACGCAGGAAAAAAAAAC AACCCAACTACCAAGATGAAATGAG CAGGAGAGTGAGGACACAGAGCCAAATACAGGGTGAACCGAACGCAGCATATGTGCCGGAGGGTGAAACGA GTGTTCCTCCTACTGAACTCACTGACAGTAGCTTTTGTCAGCCAAACAGCTCAGATATTTGCAAG ATGCCTGATGTCATAAGCAGTAACCAGGCaggaaacagcaacaacagcaccCACAACACAGTACATGAATCAGGCgtcaacaaacacagacatgtcacCATCGTGTAA
- the igsf5a gene encoding immunoglobulin superfamily member 5 isoform X3, which produces MTWTVRQIMVLTIPAGGNTTSFSPQFSARFCSSGNTSCVEFTIHNVTRRESGPVICTMLGEYGSKTAQLHVEESGTVNIMEGNMTVIQDQEVKFQCVATAWFPTPTISWTRNGQAINSNLYNTTSMADGDSFNSTSVLTFQAISNTTVECQATVQTLTKPQSSSVFLVVVPKPPNWTVLIAVVVSFGGFALLILLIIGLIFCYKRRKKKQPNYQDEMSRRVRTQSQIQGEPNAAYVPEGETSVPPTELTDSSFCQPNSSDICKMPDVISSNQAGNSNNSTHNTVHESGVNKHRHVTIV; this is translated from the exons ATGACCTGGACTGTCCGACAGATTATGGTCCTCACCATCCCTGCAGGTGGCAATACAACTTCATTTTCACCACAGTTTTCTGCCAGATTCTGCTCCAGCGGCAACACCAGCTGTGTAGAGTTCACCATCCACAACGTCACCCGCAGGGAGTCTGGGCCAGTCATCTGCACTATGCTGGGGGAGTATGGATCAAAGACAGCACAGCTTCATGTAGAAG AGAGTGGTACAGTCAACATCATGGAAGGGAACATGACTGTGATACAGGACCAGGAGGTGAAGTTCCAATGTGTAGCCACTGCTTGGTTCCCCACACCAACTATAAGCTGGACCCGAAATGGTCAGGCCATAAACAGCAACTTGTACAACACCACCAGCATGGCTGATGGGGATTCCTTCAACTCCACCAGTGTTCTCACTTTCCAGGCCATCAGCAACACCACGGTGGAGTGTCAGGCAACTGTGCAGACACTAACAAAGCCACAATCCAGCTCTGTCTTCTTGGTGGTTG TTCCCAAACCACCTAATTGGACCGTGCTGATAGCTGTGGTTGTGTCCTTTGGAGGTTTTGCTCTGCTGATTTTGCTCATCATTGGACTCATCTTTTGCTACAAACGCAGGAAAAAAAAAC AACCCAACTACCAAGATGAAATGAG CAGGAGAGTGAGGACACAGAGCCAAATACAGGGTGAACCGAACGCAGCATATGTGCCGGAGGGTGAAACGA GTGTTCCTCCTACTGAACTCACTGACAGTAGCTTTTGTCAGCCAAACAGCTCAGATATTTGCAAG ATGCCTGATGTCATAAGCAGTAACCAGGCaggaaacagcaacaacagcaccCACAACACAGTACATGAATCAGGCgtcaacaaacacagacatgtcacCATCGTGTAA
- the hmgn1b gene encoding non-histone chromosomal protein HMG-like isoform X1 — translation MPKRSKAAAGSDSAPKRRSLRLKDRPAPAKAEPKPKPKKGPAKPKKAKEVEKAKPEEKATDAPAENGEAKAEEEAPATNAAEQKNEAAE, via the exons atGCCTAAAAGGAGCAAA GCAGCTGCAGGAAGTGATTCAGCG CCCAAGAGGAGATCTCTCAGGTTGAAGGAC AGGCCAGCACCTGCAAAGGCAGAGCCCAAACCCAAGCCAAAG AAGGGACCTGCTAAGCCTAAGAAAGCCAAGGAGGTAGAGAAGGCCAAGCCAGAGGAGAAAGCAACAGATGCCCCTGCTGAGAATGGCGAAGCCAAAGCTGAGGAAGAG GCACCAGCTACAAACGCAGCTGAACAAAAAAATGAGGCAGCCGAATAA
- the igsf5a gene encoding immunoglobulin superfamily member 5 isoform X2 produces the protein MTVFWKPWQNIFSICLVLCTTAVLSAQFQLQPLNSTVQQGSDARFIATVQGNWQIMTWTVRQIMVLTIPAGGNTTSFSPQFSARFCSSGNTSCVEFTIHNVTRRESGPVICTMLGEYGSKTAQLHVEESGTVNIMEGNMTVIQDQEVKFQCVATAWFPTPTISWTRNGQAINSNLYNTTSMADGDSFNSTSVLTFQAISNTTVECQATVQTLTKPQSSSVFLVVVPKPPNWTVLIAVVVSFGGFALLILLIIGLIFCYKRRKKKQPNYQDEMRRVRTQSQIQGEPNAAYVPEGETSVPPTELTDSSFCQPNSSDICKMPDVISSNQAGNSNNSTHNTVHESGVNKHRHVTIV, from the exons atgacTGTTTTTTGGAAACCATGGCAAAATATCTTCAGCATCTGTTTAGTGCTATGCACAACTGCAG tgctGTCAGCACAGTTCCAGCTACAGCCATTGAATTCTACAGTGCAGCAAGGCTCTGACGCACGATTCATTGCCACTGTGCAGGGAAATTGGCAGATCATGACCTGGACTGTCCGACAGATTATGGTCCTCACCATCCCTGCAGGTGGCAATACAACTTCATTTTCACCACAGTTTTCTGCCAGATTCTGCTCCAGCGGCAACACCAGCTGTGTAGAGTTCACCATCCACAACGTCACCCGCAGGGAGTCTGGGCCAGTCATCTGCACTATGCTGGGGGAGTATGGATCAAAGACAGCACAGCTTCATGTAGAAG AGAGTGGTACAGTCAACATCATGGAAGGGAACATGACTGTGATACAGGACCAGGAGGTGAAGTTCCAATGTGTAGCCACTGCTTGGTTCCCCACACCAACTATAAGCTGGACCCGAAATGGTCAGGCCATAAACAGCAACTTGTACAACACCACCAGCATGGCTGATGGGGATTCCTTCAACTCCACCAGTGTTCTCACTTTCCAGGCCATCAGCAACACCACGGTGGAGTGTCAGGCAACTGTGCAGACACTAACAAAGCCACAATCCAGCTCTGTCTTCTTGGTGGTTG TTCCCAAACCACCTAATTGGACCGTGCTGATAGCTGTGGTTGTGTCCTTTGGAGGTTTTGCTCTGCTGATTTTGCTCATCATTGGACTCATCTTTTGCTACAAACGCAGGAAAAAAAAAC AACCCAACTACCAAGATGAAATGAG GAGAGTGAGGACACAGAGCCAAATACAGGGTGAACCGAACGCAGCATATGTGCCGGAGGGTGAAACGA GTGTTCCTCCTACTGAACTCACTGACAGTAGCTTTTGTCAGCCAAACAGCTCAGATATTTGCAAG ATGCCTGATGTCATAAGCAGTAACCAGGCaggaaacagcaacaacagcaccCACAACACAGTACATGAATCAGGCgtcaacaaacacagacatgtcacCATCGTGTAA